The genomic interval GTGATCCATGAATATTGCGGTTTTTGGCTATTCCGACTTCACCCGCCGCTGCGTCCAGGAGTTGATGCAAAAAGGGCATCAGGTCCTTCTTCTTTGCCCCCGTGCCGATCAGGCGCATTTTGAAACCAACGCCATGGCCGAACTGAATGCGGATATCGCCAATTTCGAAAATATGCAAGACCCAAATCTCCTGGATATTCTTGCTTCTTTTTCCACCGATTATATTTTCAGCATTATATTTGGATACAAGATTCCCCCGCAAGTGCTGCAGCAAGCCAGGCACGGCAGCATAAATTTTCATCCGGCTCCGCTGCCAGAATTTCGTACAGCCAACGCCTGGTTCTGGCCTCTGCGCATGGGAGTGAAAGAGTCGGCCATTTGTCTGCACCACATGACCCAGCAGTGGGACAGCGGCAACGTGATCCTGCGCCTGCCATTTCGACTGGCTCCCTACGAAACCCAGGGGGGCTATGTCAAGCAGGTGGGAGCCATGGCACCCACAGTTATTGATAAACTCGAACCCATGCTCCTGAACCCTCCTCTACCTGCCGGAGAAAAACAAGACTCAGGAGCTTACTATCCTCGCGTAACCTTACGAGATCTCTTTATCGATTTTAC from Desulfurispira natronophila carries:
- a CDS encoding methionyl-tRNA formyltransferase — protein: MNIAVFGYSDFTRRCVQELMQKGHQVLLLCPRADQAHFETNAMAELNADIANFENMQDPNLLDILASFSTDYIFSIIFGYKIPPQVLQQARHGSINFHPAPLPEFRTANAWFWPLRMGVKESAICLHHMTQQWDSGNVILRLPFRLAPYETQGGYVKQVGAMAPTVIDKLEPMLLNPPLPAGEKQDSGAYYPRVTLRDLFIDFTQTTVQVEDLIRACNPFHPAQTMFRGENIEIVEAELVSGTPGQPGELHRIGDSLQVSCQDGRLQLHVVNVPLTGSYSAQRFAQCYEVKTGEMLEPISHFPQYAHLLDQ